From the genome of Streptomyces xanthophaeus:
ATCTTCCTGCCGCTGACCTTCCTGACGGGGTTCTTCGGCATGAACTTCGCCTACCTGACGGACGAACTGGAGAGCCGGGCCGTCTTCTGGCTGCTCGCGGTGGGCTTGCAGGTGCTCTTCCTGCTCGCGGCCCTCTACGTGCTCCACCGCACCCGGCTCTGGCGCAGACTGCGCGAGGACGACAGCGACTTCGACGACGCGTAGGGCGTCCGGCCCCTCGGCCCGGGCACCTCCTAGCCGGCGTGCGCCGCCAGGACCGTGGCCACCGTGTCCGCCTCGGTCGCGGTCTTGTCCGGGCGGTGGCGCAGGACGCGGGCGAAGCGGAGGGTCACTCCGGCCGGGTAGCGGGAGGAGCGCTGGAGGCCGTCGTAGGCGATCTCGACGACCAGTTCCGGGCGGACCCGGACGGTGAAGCCGTCGTCCTCGACCGCCAGCCCGCGCAGCCGCTCCGTCTGCCAGCGCAGCATCTCGTCGGTGAGCCCCTTGAAGGTCTTGCCCAGCATGGCGTACGTGCCGTCGCCGGTGCGCGCCCCCAGGTGCAGGTTCGACAGCAGGCCGGTGCGCCGTCCGTGGCCCCATTCGGCGGCGAGGACGACCAGGTCGAGGGTGTGCACCGGTTTCACCTTGAGCCAGTGTCTGCCGCGCCGGCCCGCCGCGTAGGTCGAGTCCAGCGACTTGACGACGACCCCCTCGTGGCCGCGGCGCAGCGTCTCGGCCCAGAACTCCTCGGCCTCGGCGCCCTGCTCCCCCGGGTCCTCGACGGCGAGGCGGCGGACCCGGGCGTCCTCGGGGACGAGCGCGGTGAGGGCCGCGTACCGCTCGCGCACCGGCAGGTCGAGGAGGACGTCCTCGCCCACGGCCAGGACGTCGAAGAAGTAGGGGGCGACCGGGAGCGTCCGCCGGGCGGCCGCGACGTCCACCCGGGAGCCGACCCGGCTGGCGATCTCCTGGAAGGGGACGGGGCGGCCGTCCGCCGCCCGTCCGATGACCTCCCCGTCGAGGATGAACCGCTCCCCGGGCAGCGACCGGGCCAGCTCCGCCACCTCCGGCAGCCGCGCCGTGATCTCGTCCAGGGAGCGCGTGTAGATCCGTACGTCGTCGCCCTCGCGGTGGACCTGGACCCGGATCCCGTCCAGCTTCTCCTCCACCGCGCACGGCCCGAGCACCGTCAGGGCCTCGGCGACCGACTTGGCGGTACCCGCCAGCATCGGCTGGACCGGCTGCCCCACGCGCAGCGTGACCGTGCGCAGGGCCTGCGCTCCTTCGGCCAGTACGGCCGCCGCCACCCGGGGCAGCGAGCCGTCCAGCATCACCGCCCGGCGCAGTGCGGCGGCCGGTACCCGGGCGGCCGCGGCCACGCCCTCCAGCGCCACCGCGTCGAGCGCGCCCTGGCGCACCTCGCCGGACAGCAGGGCGCGCAGGAACGCCTGCTCGGGCCCGGTGGCCCGGCCCAGCAGGCCGGCGAGGATCCGGCCGCGCCGCTCCACGGACCCGGTGCCCGTCACCGTCGCCAGTTCGCTCACCGCGGTATCGACGTCGCGGACGGTCAAGGAGGGGTCGGCCGCCGGTTCGGTCTCCTGGGCGAGCGTGCGCCACCCGATGCCCGGGCGGCCCTGCGGGAGGCGCCCGGAGAGGTAGGAGATGACCAGGCCGGCCTCCTCGGGGGACGCGGCGGCGAAGAGCTCGGCGAGCAGGGCGCTCTTGCGGGACCGGGCGGAGGTCTCGGCGACCTCCCGGGACACGCGTGCGACGTCGGCCAGCAGCATGCGGCCATCCTCCCGCCCGCGGATGTGCCGCGCAGGTCGGGAACGGGCCGGTCCCGGGCAGGCCGGGACGTGGGGCGTGTACCGCAGCTGCGGTACACGCGGGCCCCGGCCTAGTCCTGGAGAAGGTGGGCGGTTCCGCCTGTGGGTGCTCGGAGCCCGGGGAACGGGCCCTTAGGGTGCCCGTATGAAGCTCCGAATGCCCCGGCGCCGCCGAGACCGTCTGCTCGCGGGCGCCGCCGCGCTCGCGGTCGTGGCGGGGGCCGGTACGTGGACGGCCGCGTCCGCGACCGGTGACGAACCCGCCGTGCACCGCCAGGACCAGGTCGTGAACATGCCCGGCGCCGGGATCGACACCTCCTATTTCACCGCGGGCGGCGGTGCGCAGAAGCGTCCCGCCGTCCTCCTCGGGCACGGTTTCGGCGGCAGCAAGGACGATGTCCGCGAGCAGGCCGAGCGCCTCGCCCGGGACGGGTACGCCGTCCTGACCTGGTCGGCGCGCGGCTTCGGCCGCTCCGAGGGCCGGATCGGCCTGAACGACCCCGAGTACGAGGTCAAGGACGTCTCCCGGCTCGTCGACTGGCTCGCGGCCCGGCCCGAGGTGCGGCTCGACGCGGCCGGCGATCCGCGCGTCGGCGTCTCCGGGGCCTCCTACGGCGGCGCGATCTCGCTGCTCGCGGCCGGTCACGACCCGCGGGTCGACGCGATCGCCCCGCAGATCACCTACTGGAACCTCGCGGACGCCCTCTTCCCGAACGGCGTCTTCAAGAAGCTCTGGTCCGGCATCTTCTTCACCAGCGGCTCGACCGACGGGATGCAGCAGGCCCTGCCGGGACAGCGGCCCGGTGCGGCGGCCGCCGCACCGGGCTGCGGACGGTTCCAGCCCGAACTCTGCGCGATGTACGAGCGCGTCGCGGTGGCGGGCAAGCCCGATCCCGAGGCCCGCACCCTGCTGGAGCAGCGCAGTCCGTCGGCCGTCGGCGACCGGATCAAGGTGCCGACCCTGATCGTGCAGGGCCAGGACGACTCCCTGTTCCCGCTGGACCAGGCCGATGCCATGGCCAAGGCCATCGCGGCGAACGGCGCGCCCGTCTCCGTGGACTGGGCGGCCGGCGGGCACGACGGCGGGATGCGCGAGGCCGACCGGGTCGAGGCCCGGGTGGCCTCCTGGTTCGACCGCCACCTCAAGGGGGACGAGGGCGCCGACACCGGCCCGGCGTTCCGGGTCACGCGCTCCGGAGGCATCGACTCCACCGACGGCGAGGTCACCCTGCGCGGAGCGACCGGTGACCGGTATCCCGGGCTGGAATCCGGCCCGCGGGAGTTCGCCCTGACCGGGCCGGAGCAGACCTTCGCCAATCCGGCGGGCGGCGCGCCTCCCGCCCTGTCCGCGCTCCCGGGCATCGGCGGGCAGCTCGCCGCCTTCGGGGCCGGGCTCTCCCTGGACTTCCCCGGGCAGAACGCCCGGTTCGAGTCGGCGCCGCTGGCCGAGGACATGACGGTCACCGGCACACCGACTCTCACCCTGAAGGTGAGGTCGACAGCCGCCGACGGTTCGGCCGTCCTGTTCGGCAAGGTGTACGACGTGGGGCCCGACGGCCGTCAGCAGGTGCTGCCGAGCCAGCTGGTCGCCCCGGTGCGGGTGGAGAACGCGCAGCAGGGTACGAGCGTGCGGCTGCGGCTGCCCGCGATCGACCACTCCGTGGCGGCGGGACACCGGCTGCGGCTGGTGATCGCCGCGACCGACCTCGGCTACGCGACCCCGGCGGCGCCGGCCACCTACACCGTCGCCGCGGAGGGCCCCCTGGCCGTGCCCGTCGCCGCGCAGGTGCGGACCGCCTCGGCCGGGCTGCCCGCCTGGACCTGGTGGCTACCGCTGGGCGCGATCGCGCTGGCCGCGGCGCTGCTGGGCCTGCGGCGGACCGGCCGGGGGTCCGCCGGGCCGGGGTCCGGCGCGGCGCAGCCGGACCCGGCACTGGCCGACGTGCCCCTGCAGATCACCGGACTGACGAAGCGCTACGCGAAGGCGCAGGACCGGTACGCGGTGAAGGACCTGTCCTTCCGCGTCGAGAAGGGGCAGGTACTGGGACTGCTCGGACCCAACGGGGCCGGGAAGACCACCACCCTGCGGATGCTGATGGGGCTGATCTCGCCGGACGCCGGGGAGATCCGCGTGTTCGGGCAGGCGGTACGGGCCGGGGCGCCCGTGCTGTCACGGGTCGGGGCCTTCGTGGAGGGCGCCGGATTCCTCCCGCACCTGACGGGCCGCGCCAATCTGGAGCTCTACTGGCAGGCCACCGGCCGCCCGGCCGAGGACTCGCACATGGCCGAGGCCCTGGAGATCGCCGGGCTCGGTGACGCGCTGGAGCGCGCGGTGCGCACGTACTCGCAGGGCATGCGCCAGCGCCTCGCGATCGCACAGGCGATGCTCGGGATGCCGGACCTGCTGATCCTCGACGAGCCGACGAACGGTCTGGACCCGCCGCAGATCCGGGAGATGCGGGACGTGATGATCCGCTACGCGGCGGGCGGGCGGACGGTCATCGTCTCCAGTCACCTGCTGTCGGAGGTGGAGCAGTCCTGTACGCACCTGGTGGTCATGGACCGCGGGCGGCGGGTCGCCGCGGGCGAGGTCTCGGAGATCACCGGCGGCGGGGACACGCTGCTGGTGACACTGGCGGAGCCGGTGGACGAGGTGAGCGTCGAGAAGGTGGCGGCGCTGGAGGGAGTGGGTTCCGTGGTGGCCGCCGATGACGGGCTGCTCGTACGGCTCGAAGGCGCGACGGCCGCGGGGCTGATCGCCGAACTCGTACGGCTGGAGGTGCCGGTGAGCGGAGTGGGACCGCACCGGCGACTGGAGGACGCGTTCCTCACCCTGATCGGAGGTGCGGCGTGAGTACGGCGACGACGGTGCGGGAGGTGGCTCCCGGCTACCGGGCGAGCCGTACGCTCCCGCTGCGCGTGGAGGCGCTGCGGCAGTGGCGCCGGCGGCGGACGCTGGTCATGGGCGGGGTGCTGGCCGCGCTGCCGTTCATCCTGATGATCGCGTTCGCGGTGGGCGGCGGGCCGGGCAGCCGGGGCGGCGGGAACGGCCGCATCACCCTGATCGACACGGCCACGGCCTCGGGCGCGAACTTCGCCGCGACCTGTCTGTTCGTCTCGGCCGGCTTCCTGCTGGTGGTGCCGGTGGCGCTGTTCTGCGGGGACACCGTGGCGTCGGAGGCCAGCTGGTCCTCGCTGCGCTACCTGCTGGCCTCGCCGGTGCCCCGGGCGCGGCTGCTGTGGAGCAAGCTGGTGGTGGCGCTGGGCTTCAGCCTGGCGGCGATGGTGCTGCTGCCGGTGGTGGCGCTGGCGGCGGGCACGGCCGCGTACGGGTGGGGGCCGCTGAAGCTCCCGGCCGGCGGGGCGCTGGCGGTCGGGGACACCGTGCCGCGGCTCGCGCTGGCGGTGGCCTTCGTCTTCGTGTCGCAGCTGGTGACGGCGGGGCTGGCGTTCTGGCTGTCGACGCGGACGGACGCGCCGCTGGGTGCGGTGGGCGGGGCGGTCGGGCTGACGATCGTCGGCAATGTGCTGGACGCGGTGACGGCCCTCGGGTCGTGGCGGGAGTTCCTGCCGGCGCACTGGCAGTTCGCCTGGGCGGACGCCCTGCAGCCGCAGCTGGAGTGGGGCGGGATGGTCAAGGGGGCGGTGGTGTCGGTGTCGTACGCGCTGGTGCTGTTCGCGCTCGCCTTCCGCGGGTTCTCCCGCAAGGACATCGTGTCCTGACCGGGCGCGGACGGCCCACGACCCGCGGACCGTGGGCCGTGTGCCGTCCGTGGCCATGCTGCCGCGCCCGAGTGTGGCTGCGGTCCCATCGCCCCGGCACGGTGGACAATCGCGGTCATCACGACCCAGGGGTACCGCCCATGCACACAGCTGGACGTCCGGCCCGCCGGGCCGTGCTGACGGGTGGCCTCGCGGCGGCCGTCGCGGTCGCGGGATGCTCCTCGGCGGGCACCCCGAGGGAGACGACCGCCGCACCCGAGCCGCGGCCGGACACGCCGACGGCCGCGTTCGCCCGGCTGATGGAGGGCAACGCGCGCTGGGTGAGCGGGGACCTCGATCACCCCGACCGGGATCCGGAGCGGCGTCAGCTCGTCGCGGCGGCGCAGGACCCGTTCGGGGGGATCCTCACCTGCATCGATTCCCGGGTGGCGCCCGAGCTCGTCTTCGACACCGGGCTCGGCGATCTGTACGTCCTGCGTACGGGCGGGCAGGCGATCGGCCCGGTGGTCACCGGTTCCGTCGAGTACGGGCCCATGACGGGCGGCACCCCGCTGATCGTCGTGCTCGGGCACCAGCGCTGCGGCGCCGTCGAGGCCGCGTACAAGTCCCTGCAGGAGGACGCGCCCCTGCCCGGGAACCTCCAGGCGATCGTGAGGGCGGTGGAGCCGGCGTACCGGCTGACGGCCCGGAACCCCGGCGCCGACCCCGTCGACACCATGATCCACAACCAGATCCGGGTCACCGCGGACGATCTGCGCTCCAACTCCGACCTGGCGCCCCTCGTGAAGAAGGGCGCCCTGGCCGTCGTCGGTGCCTACTACTCGCTGGACACCGGCAAGGTGGACGTCCTGACGGGGGCGCCCGTCTGAGCCGTCACTCGGGCCGTCGCGCCCCCGGGATCGCGTCGATCGCGGCGAGCAGCTCGGCGTCCAGCGGACGGTCGGCGACGGCCGCGTTGGCCCGTACCTGCTCGGCGGAGGTGGCTCCCGCGATGACGGAGGCGCAGCCGGGCTGGGCGGAGAGCCAGCCGATGGCGAGTTCGAGGACGGTCCGGTCGTGCTTCTCGGCGAGCGCGGCCAGCGCTTCGACGACGTCGAGGCGCTCCTCGGTGAGGTACGAGTCGCGGCCTTCGAGGCGGGAGCCGGCCGGTACGGGCGCACCCCGGCGGATCTTGCCGGTCAGCAGGCCGTTGGCGAGCGGGAAGTACGGAAGGACGCCGACGCCGTAGTGGAGGGCGGCCGGGACCAGCTCGCGCTCGACCGACCGCTCCAGCAGCGACCACTCGTTCTGCGCCGACACGAAAGGGACCGAGCCGGTCTCGCGGGCGACGTGGGCGGCTTCGGCGAGCTGCCAGCCGGAGAGGTTGGAGTGGCCGATGTAACGGACCTTGCCCTCGGCGACGAGCTCGGTGAGCGCGGCCAGGGTCTCGGCTATGGGGGTGGCCGGGTCGGGGCTGTGCAGCTGGAAGAGGTCGATGTGGTCGGTGTCGAGGCGGCGCAGGGACTCCTCGACGGCACGCCGGATGTAGGCGCGGCCACCGCGCGAACCGGCGGCGGGGCCGTACTTCATGTCCACGCCGTCGTAGCCGAACTTGGTGGCGAGGACGACCTGGTCGCGACGGCCCTTGAGGGCCTGCCCGAGGTGGACCTCGGAGCCGCCGGCGCCGCCGTAGATGTCGGCGGTGTCCAGGAGGGTGATGCCCGCGTCCAGGGCGGCGTCGACGACGGCGCGGGTGGCCTGGGCGTCGAGTCGGCCGCCGAAGTTGTTGCAGCCGAGGCCGACGGCGGAGACCTGCAGTCCTGAACTGCCCAGGGGGAGATAGCGCATGCGGTTCGTTCCTCCGACTCGACAAGTACATGATCAACTGTGCTTTCAGTCTAGGCGGCCGCTCCGGGCGCCGGACCGAAATCCGGGCAGCGGGCTGTGAACGCCTTGTGACACGCGGGCCGCAGCCCCACCGGCCACCTCGCCCGCCCGGGGTAATTTGACCGTGTGGATCATGACGTCGCCCCGCTGGTCGCGGCCGCGTTCTGACCGGAGTTCCCCCCGGCCCGACCGGAGCGGGGGCAGCCCGACCCGAAGGAAACCCGTGAACCGGAAGCTGATACCGGCCGCTGCCGTCGCCACCTGCGCGGCCGCCGTTCTCGCCTTATTCGCCGGACCCGTCAACGCCGACGAGACCCCCGGCCCCGTCCCGAGCGTCTCGCCCACCGTGGGGCCGTCGGTCCAGCCGACCCCCCGGCCCACGGCCATGCCGTCGGGCACCCCCGTTACGGGCACCCCCGACCCGGGGGCCACCCCCACCCAGGTCCCCACCGTCGCCCCGAACCCCACCGTCGCCCCGAACCCCACGGGCACCCCGCAACCCGGCAGGCCCAGCGGCCGGCCCGGAGGCGGAGGCACGGGCGAGACGCCCGCCCCCACCCCCGCGCCCGGCTGCCCGCATCCCGTGCCCCAGCTCCCCACCCCCGAGGGCGTCCCCGCCCACGGCACCGCCACCGTCGACATGTGCGCCACCGACCAGCGCACCGGCCGCGGCAAGCTGCTCTTCACCTCCGGGGCCGGCACCGACGATCCCGTCACCTACCGCGTCACCCTGCGGTGGACGTACGAGGGCAAGCCCGAAGCGGGATGCGAAGCGTGCTGGTCCTCGGCCCGCTACGACTACACCGAAGACGTCTACGTCAACGACGCCGTACCCGCCCAACGTCTCACCGTGCCGTTCGTCATGCGGCACCGCGGCGAACTGATCG
Proteins encoded in this window:
- a CDS encoding ATP-dependent DNA ligase produces the protein MLLADVARVSREVAETSARSRKSALLAELFAAASPEEAGLVISYLSGRLPQGRPGIGWRTLAQETEPAADPSLTVRDVDTAVSELATVTGTGSVERRGRILAGLLGRATGPEQAFLRALLSGEVRQGALDAVALEGVAAAARVPAAALRRAVMLDGSLPRVAAAVLAEGAQALRTVTLRVGQPVQPMLAGTAKSVAEALTVLGPCAVEEKLDGIRVQVHREGDDVRIYTRSLDEITARLPEVAELARSLPGERFILDGEVIGRAADGRPVPFQEIASRVGSRVDVAAARRTLPVAPYFFDVLAVGEDVLLDLPVRERYAALTALVPEDARVRRLAVEDPGEQGAEAEEFWAETLRRGHEGVVVKSLDSTYAAGRRGRHWLKVKPVHTLDLVVLAAEWGHGRRTGLLSNLHLGARTGDGTYAMLGKTFKGLTDEMLRWQTERLRGLAVEDDGFTVRVRPELVVEIAYDGLQRSSRYPAGVTLRFARVLRHRPDKTATEADTVATVLAAHAG
- a CDS encoding alpha/beta fold hydrolase; the encoded protein is MKLRMPRRRRDRLLAGAAALAVVAGAGTWTAASATGDEPAVHRQDQVVNMPGAGIDTSYFTAGGGAQKRPAVLLGHGFGGSKDDVREQAERLARDGYAVLTWSARGFGRSEGRIGLNDPEYEVKDVSRLVDWLAARPEVRLDAAGDPRVGVSGASYGGAISLLAAGHDPRVDAIAPQITYWNLADALFPNGVFKKLWSGIFFTSGSTDGMQQALPGQRPGAAAAAPGCGRFQPELCAMYERVAVAGKPDPEARTLLEQRSPSAVGDRIKVPTLIVQGQDDSLFPLDQADAMAKAIAANGAPVSVDWAAGGHDGGMREADRVEARVASWFDRHLKGDEGADTGPAFRVTRSGGIDSTDGEVTLRGATGDRYPGLESGPREFALTGPEQTFANPAGGAPPALSALPGIGGQLAAFGAGLSLDFPGQNARFESAPLAEDMTVTGTPTLTLKVRSTAADGSAVLFGKVYDVGPDGRQQVLPSQLVAPVRVENAQQGTSVRLRLPAIDHSVAAGHRLRLVIAATDLGYATPAAPATYTVAAEGPLAVPVAAQVRTASAGLPAWTWWLPLGAIALAAALLGLRRTGRGSAGPGSGAAQPDPALADVPLQITGLTKRYAKAQDRYAVKDLSFRVEKGQVLGLLGPNGAGKTTTLRMLMGLISPDAGEIRVFGQAVRAGAPVLSRVGAFVEGAGFLPHLTGRANLELYWQATGRPAEDSHMAEALEIAGLGDALERAVRTYSQGMRQRLAIAQAMLGMPDLLILDEPTNGLDPPQIREMRDVMIRYAAGGRTVIVSSHLLSEVEQSCTHLVVMDRGRRVAAGEVSEITGGGDTLLVTLAEPVDEVSVEKVAALEGVGSVVAADDGLLVRLEGATAAGLIAELVRLEVPVSGVGPHRRLEDAFLTLIGGAA
- a CDS encoding ABC transporter permease, whose product is MSTATTVREVAPGYRASRTLPLRVEALRQWRRRRTLVMGGVLAALPFILMIAFAVGGGPGSRGGGNGRITLIDTATASGANFAATCLFVSAGFLLVVPVALFCGDTVASEASWSSLRYLLASPVPRARLLWSKLVVALGFSLAAMVLLPVVALAAGTAAYGWGPLKLPAGGALAVGDTVPRLALAVAFVFVSQLVTAGLAFWLSTRTDAPLGAVGGAVGLTIVGNVLDAVTALGSWREFLPAHWQFAWADALQPQLEWGGMVKGAVVSVSYALVLFALAFRGFSRKDIVS
- a CDS encoding carbonic anhydrase, producing MHTAGRPARRAVLTGGLAAAVAVAGCSSAGTPRETTAAPEPRPDTPTAAFARLMEGNARWVSGDLDHPDRDPERRQLVAAAQDPFGGILTCIDSRVAPELVFDTGLGDLYVLRTGGQAIGPVVTGSVEYGPMTGGTPLIVVLGHQRCGAVEAAYKSLQEDAPLPGNLQAIVRAVEPAYRLTARNPGADPVDTMIHNQIRVTADDLRSNSDLAPLVKKGALAVVGAYYSLDTGKVDVLTGAPV
- a CDS encoding aldo/keto reductase, with the translated sequence MRYLPLGSSGLQVSAVGLGCNNFGGRLDAQATRAVVDAALDAGITLLDTADIYGGAGGSEVHLGQALKGRRDQVVLATKFGYDGVDMKYGPAAGSRGGRAYIRRAVEESLRRLDTDHIDLFQLHSPDPATPIAETLAALTELVAEGKVRYIGHSNLSGWQLAEAAHVARETGSVPFVSAQNEWSLLERSVERELVPAALHYGVGVLPYFPLANGLLTGKIRRGAPVPAGSRLEGRDSYLTEERLDVVEALAALAEKHDRTVLELAIGWLSAQPGCASVIAGATSAEQVRANAAVADRPLDAELLAAIDAIPGARRPE